The following proteins are co-located in the Leishmania panamensis strain MHOM/PA/94/PSC-1 chromosome 26 sequence genome:
- a CDS encoding hypothetical protein (TriTrypDB/GeneDB-style sysID: LpmP.26.1810): MDGWFEYALGLSELIYSMKLQEYEDACASLLLTAATTTAATLVAEAGEANKARRSNEKFHHHRSGVEAAVAPTAARAAHVQSPVPMGSSAGSPLVSVDGTVLNAFTPSFAAAVSISSDVPAVTPDNRAVTDPGTESSATSVLNAACLAETCGIDQSTTSLSSLSPIHVPPPTVGWDRRAPNPTSGAVGSPAEIIEALVDAMLLRKSMRTATSRSQQIDDIQAEADFVFQELEDVFALQPGDAAAAAAACTGADVVRQPSPTLSSYTTTHFQFPGNEEECDVASEKPRALPSPLPASGAGERHLLYGELTSVGVRQLQAISMASTCVMREEHRRSPDYGTGDADFPAHPSTSMASSLGSFSTPAFNSAPPVPRSVSAPSLHTRHHCHSHSHASRGAVVVAADVGCGNGRLLFEWSRLAAAACRRRHTSSPRQHVDEVGTFVGAAPASFTRNSTTSTLGSTTEATTAAATKHRSNLLAAVYAPLGIENPAAVWRGWLGVGIELVPSRMRIARKALVPHYLNLKQALPIPSAGDGVAAPVTHLEPCPPEAIADADPSASYGASTSLQLGIVSHTTVVRSSIGSPASTGISVAKLPSCRAPQPSARVLLYEGDALAPGVLSNATMCQFPNFGCHSEPLLLRRSCVEHGGSGEHGCCAGGSTIPCTTTSTNTISATAAEMNKAHFLNNTRSGVHRRRGARKPASMELASITDASDDCIARGSTVKQGYYPLCHIEGEPPLTGREDPHLVVFCCGLGFDEAQVRRLCQRLEDMLLNPSSTAPVTTPSSVGEDSMMDPQPGMKVTGFPSYRTCQHHRHMAHGGDAEAAASLANCASSSLPSPEERSEEDMKTQYGMRPLTLTPADPGIDTATGIGAGFASHRRWESLTCVLLLRPMDVLLPTFPLFRYARRVFDTLHQPISAEDTALLLSTGSRAGGSPVPFSMRATPVSECLPGSSNVCDMVESDLWSTTLETTWMSAAPAWVVRFHF, from the coding sequence ATGGATGGTTGGTTTGAGTATGCGCTCGGGCTTAGCGAGCTCATCTACAGCATGAAACTGCAGGAGTACGAGGACGCctgcgcgtcgctgctgctgacggcagCCACAACCACGGCAGCGACTTTGGTTGCCGAGGCTGGCGAGGCCAACAAAGCGAGGAGATCCAATGAGAAATTTCATCATCACCGCAGTGGCGTTGAGGCTGCTGTCGCCCCTACCGCTGCACGGGCGGCGCATGTGCAGTCACCAGTGCCAATGGGCTCCTCTGCTGGTAGTCCTCTTGTTTCCGTTGATGGCACCGTTCTCAATGCGTTCACGCCATCATTCGCGGCCGCCGTTTCAATTTCTTCCGATGTCCCCGCCGTAACTCCTGACAACAGAGCGGTGACCGATCCGGGCACTGAATCGAGTGCGACGTCAGTGCTGAATGCAGCGTGCCTCGCTGAAACGTGCGGCATTGATCAAAGCACGACTTCGCTGTCATCCTTGTCGCCGATACACgtgccccctcccaccgTAGGCTGGGACCGCCGTGCCCCTAATCCCACCTCAGGCGCTGTCGGGTCGCCTGCGGAGATCATTGAGGCGTTGGTGGacgcgatgctgctgcgaaAGTCGATGCGCACGGCGACATCGCGCAGTCAGCAGATCGATGACATCCAGGCAGAGGCGGACTTCGTCTTTCAAGAGTTGGAGGATGTCTTTGCGCTTCAGCCAGgggatgctgccgctgctgctgcagcatgCACAGGGGCTGATGTCGTGCGGCAACCCTCCCCGACGCTGTCAAGCTACACGACCACCCACTTTCAGTTCCCtggcaacgaggaggagtgtGACGTCGCATCAGAGAAACCTAGGGCTCTACCATCGCCACTTCCCGCCTCCGGCGCCGGCGAGCGCCATCTCCTGTACGGCGAACTGACCTCTGTCGGAgtacggcagctgcaggccatCAGCATGGCGTCAACCTGCGTGATGCGCGAGGAGCACAGGCGCTCGCCCGATTACGGAACTGGCGATGCCGACTTCCCTGCCCACCCCTCGACGAGCATGGCCAGCTCGCTCGGAAGCTTCTCAACTCCTGCGTTCAACTCCGCGCCACCGGTTCCCCGCAGTGTAAGTGCTCCGTCATTGCACACTCGACATCATTGTCATAGTCATAGCCATGCTTCTCGGGGGGCCGTTGTCGTCGCGGCAGACGTGGGGTGTGGCAATGGGCGCCTGCTCTTCGAGTGGAGTCGgctggctgcagcggcgtgccGTCGACGGCATACCTCGTCACCGCGGCAACACGTGGACGAGGTCGGTACGTTcgtcggcgcagcaccggcatCCTTTACCCGAAACTCTACCACGAGCACTTTGGGTAGCACCACAGAGGCGACGACGGCCGCAGCAACTAAGCATCGCAGCAATCTGCTCGCAGCTGTTTACGCACCTCTAGGAATCGAGAACCCTGCGGCAGTGTGGCGTGGGTGGCTCGGGGTCGGTATAGAGCTGGTGCCATCTCGCATGCGCATTGCCCGaaaggcgctggtgccgcacTACCTGAACCTGAAGCAAGCCTTGCCGATTCCTTCAGCCGGTGACGGCGTGGCGGCCCCCGTCACCCACCTGGAGCCGTGCCCGCCTGAGGCTATCGCAGACGCCGATCCTTCTGCGTCGTAcggcgcctccacctcgttgCAGCTCGGCATTGTCTCTCATACCACCGTCGTCAGATCGTCCATAGGGTCGCCAGCGTCGACGGGCATATCGGTCGCCAAGCTACCGAGCTGCCGGGCGCCGCAGCcatctgcgcgtgtgctgctctATGAAGGTGATGCCCTGGCTCCTGGTGTGCTGTCGAATGCGACGATGTGCCAATTTCCAAACTTTGGCTGCCACAGTGagcccctgctgctgcgcaggtCCTGCGTCgagcacggcggcagcggcgagcacggctgctgcgcaggcggcagcaccatccCGTGCACGACAACGTCAACGAATACTATTTCAGCTacggcggcagagatgaACAAGGCGCACTTTCTCAATAACACTCGCAGTGGCGTGCACAGACGTAGAGGAGCCCGAAAACCTGCCAGCATGGAACTGGCCTCCATCACGGATGCCAGCGATGACTGCATCGCTCGCGGCAGTACAGTGAAGCAGGGCTACTATCCGCTGTGCCACATTGAAGGTGAGCCGCCACTCACCGGGAGGGAGGACCCGCACTTGGTGGTTTTCTGTTGCGGACTGGGCTTTGACGAGGCGCAGGTGCGACGACTCTGTCAACGACTGGAGGACATGCTGTTGAAcccttcctccactgcaCCAGTGACAACACCGTCCTCCGTTGGAGAAGACTCGATGATGGACCCGCAACCCGGCATGAAGGTGACCGGTTTTCCATCGTACCGCACTTgccaacaccaccgccataTGGCTCACGGCGGTGACGCGGAGGCCGCGGCATCGCTAGCCAACTGCGCCTCGTCGTCTTTGCCATCCCCCGAGGAGAGGAGTGAGGAGGACATGAAAACTCAATACGGAATGCGACCGTTGACACTGACCCCTGCAGACCCCGGCATTGATACCGCAACAGGTATCGGCGCTGGCTTTGCCTCGCACCGGCGCTGGGAAAGTTTGAcctgtgtgctgctgctgcgtcctATGGATGTTCTTCTGCCGACATTCCCGCTCTTCCGCTACGCCCGCCGCGTGTTCGACACACTTCACCAGCCAATCTCGGCGGAGGacacagcactgctgctctcaACTGGATCccgcgctggcggcagcCCAGTGCCATTCAGCATGCGTGCCACTCCGGTGTCGGAGTGCCTGCCTGGGTCCTCCAACGTGTGTGACATGGTCGAAAGCGATCTTTGGAGTACCACGCTGGAGACGACCTGGATGAGCGCGGCGCCTGCGTGGGTGGTGCGCTTTCATTTCTGA
- a CDS encoding ELMO-domain containing protein 2, putative (TriTrypDB/GeneDB-style sysID: LpmP.26.1820), which translates to MPPAARLGFLGSASGTTTEKLPASNAHSLQIPVSVLHYIQESYLPSARRKLVEVQQQQQLSSSTPALQVEYNLFAQMVAADVSLRALNVERATAFDKDNSSHVNLLQQLWMATGKSAAMYSSLGPQWGSIGFQDVDPVTDLRGGGVLALRQLVHFAQVHNAAFREMLTYNERVQREGKHSWYLLAVVSIQLTTQLLLEQNYPLHVAHLEMLYDALRLGAGDATAKTVSRRAVAAQKGVSLDRTSAADTAAFWDSCKSSCSAEAGMFALHHALLLHFKDCWARDEPHVMEYNAYMSAKVYSTFFTTKWADTTLTAL; encoded by the coding sequence ATgccgccagctgctcgcCTCGGCTTTCTCGGGAGCGCTTcaggcaccaccaccgaaAAACTACCAGCGTCGAATGCGCATTCTCTGCAAATCCCCGTCTCTGTGTTGCACTACATCCAGGAGAGCTATTTGCCCTCTGCGCGACGTAAGCTGGTCGAGgtgcaacagcaacagcagctctcctcttccacgccTGCTCTTCAAGTGGAGTACAACCTCTTTGCGCAGATGGTCGCTGCGGACGTGTCGCTGCGTGCGCTGAATGTGGAGCGGGCGACTGCATTTGACAAGGACAATAGCAGCCACGTGaacctcctccagcagctctggATGGCCACAGGCAAGTCGGCGGCGATGTACAGTTCGCTCGGACCGCAGTGGGGCAGCATTGGCTTTCAAGACGTCGACCCCGTGACAGACctccgtggcggtggcgtgctGGCGCTTCGCCAGCTCGTGCACTTTGCGCAGGTGCACAACGCCGCTTTTCGTGAGATGCTTACCTACAACGAGCGTGTGCAGCGCGAGGGCAAGCACAGCTGGTATCTGCTTGCTGTCGTCAGCATTCAGCTAACGACTCAactgctgctcgagcagaACTACCCACTGCATGTGGCACATTTGGAGATGCTCTAcgacgcgctgcgcctcggGGCTGGTGATGCGACGGCTAAGACTGTCAGCCGTCGTGCTGTGGCAGCACAGAAGGGCGTGTCCCTCGACCGCACAAGTGCCGCAGACACGGCGGCCTTTTGGGACTCCTGCAAGAGCTCGTGTAGTGCTGAGGCAGGCATGTttgcgctgcaccacgcgctgctgcttcacttCAAAGATTGCTGGGCCCGGGACGAGCCGCACGTGATGGAGTACAACGCGTACATGTCTGCCAAGGTGTACAGCACGTTCTTCACCACTAAATGGGCAGACACCACACTAACAGCGCTGTAG
- a CDS encoding hypothetical protein (TriTrypDB/GeneDB-style sysID: LpmP.26.1830), with protein MTDLALPPATAQPEDPAAASAPSKSTGEQSPVAAPTAAAGAATSTVPFYIPSYMTGGDPTIAEKLANIDWEAEFKKLMELTGQMIDRQLNGQNGDERPAVSSGGASAGHGSEATRALGDAKPSGPNSVGASPAAASSLIPLTYANAVKSSTAAARKSGTLGVASTSATAAANMVDMEDDSASATATSKTGAGKHHWKKLTKAQQRHEQSQRNAFEAFANALLHSVSPFMAPLRAKCKTSLPHIKVDQRFGKSGHPETAIAQFLVAPLVTNYRPRHFHDVAPGELMEFHYDFALVLQAIRSAHAIHIGYGSTWKRYAVPYCYLACREYRKEVLALCPEEIPNSRSEAIYEDDVVKDITELLLKRGEGLEMLETMSIVEAMRKRVDLYPLYDAFATLFQNLENYQVEISDIRSVPSRFLLKTSRLAVEAMPQPIVLDDEVAWDGLPEVSRVLVEGGVATSGAAGSEADGGTARLASKQKALSTLAPVAAATGAVSGKRGAALAVPPAASGTTSSWQTLAPLIVSVACVTATIAVVLIKKRR; from the coding sequence ATGACAGATTTGGCCCTGCCACctgccacagcgcagccCGAGGACCCTGCCGCAGCCTCTGCACCGTCGAAGAGTACGGGAGAGCAGTCTCCCGTGGCAGCGccgactgctgccgctggtgccgccACGAGCACGGTGCCGTTCTACATCCCCAGCTACATGACGGGCGGCGACCCCACCATTGCAGAGAAGCTTGCAAATATTGATTGGGAGGCTGAGTTTAAGAAGCTAATGGAGCTGACTGGGCAGATGATTGATCGGCAGCTGAATGGACAGAACGGAGACGAGCGGCCGGCAgtcagcagtggtggcgcaaGTGCCGGCCATGGCAGTGAAGCCACGAGGGCCCTCGGCGATGCTAAGCCGAGTGGACCGAACTCTGTAGGCGCCtcgcctgctgccgcctcctcactgATTCCTCTGACGTATGCAAACGCAGTGAAGAgctcaacagcggcggcgaggaagTCGGGGACACTCGGGGTTGCGAGCACGAgcgctactgctgccgccaacATGGTGGACATGGAGGATGACAGCGCCAGTGCGACAGCAACGTCCAAGACAGGCGCCGGCAAGCACCACTGGAAGAAGCTCACAAAGGCGCAACAGCGCCATGAGCAGTCGCAGCGCAACGCTTTCGAGGCCTTTGCGAATGCCCTGCTGCACAGCGTCTCCCCGTTcatggcgccgctgcgagccAAGTGCAAAACATCGCTACCACACATCAAGGTGGACCAACGCTTCGGCAAAAGCGGACACCCCGAGACGGCCATCGCGCAGTTCCTCGTCGCCCCGCTGGTGACGAACTACCGCCCGCGTCACTTCCACGATGTCGCGCCGGGCGAGCTCATGGAGTTTCACTACGACTTCgcactggtgctgcaggcgatCCGGTCGGCGCACGCGATCCATATCGGCTACGGCTCTACGTGGAAGCGTTACGCCGTGCCGTACTGCTACCTGGCCTGCCGCGAGTATCGCAAAGAGGTGCTCGCGCTTTGTCCAGAGGAGATCCCGAACTCTCGTTCGGAAGCCATCTACGAGGACGACGTGGTGAAGGACAtcacggagctgctgctgaagcgcggCGAGGGATTGGAGATGCTGGAGACGATGTCAATCGTGGAAGCGATGCGGAAGCGCGTCGATCTCTACCCCCTCTACGATGCTTTTGCAACTCTCTTTCAGAACTTGGAAAACTACCAAGTCGAAATCTCTGACATACGATCGGTGCCCTCACGCTTCCTTCTGAAGACGTCGCGGCTGGCCGTGGAGGCGATGCCGCAGCCGATTGTGCTGGACGACGAGGTGGCATGGGATGGGCTGCCGGAGGTATCACGCGTGCTCGTGGAGGGTGGCGTGGCGACaagtggtgctgcaggcagCGAAGCAGATGGCGGCACAGCTCGCTTGGCGTCGAAGCAGAAGGCACTTAGCACACTTGCACccgtggctgctgcgactgGAGCTGTTTCTGGTAAGAGAGGTGCGGCCTTGGCCGTCCCGCCGGCAGCCAGCGGCACTACCTCCTCGTGGCAAACGTTGGCACCGCTGATAGTGAGTGTGGCGTGTGTGACAGCAACGATAGCGGTCGTCCTAATAAAAAAGCGGCGGTGA